Proteins from a genomic interval of Marmota flaviventris isolate mMarFla1 chromosome 8, mMarFla1.hap1, whole genome shotgun sequence:
- the Krtap11-1 gene encoding keratin-associated protein 11-1 produces MSFNCSTRNCSSRPIGGLCANPVAPVAAASARDVDCLSGIYLPSSFQTGSWLLDHCQESNCEPTVCQPTCYQRTSCISSPVQVTCSRQTTCVSNSCSTPCSRPLTFVSSGCQPLGGISSVCQPVGGISSSCQPVGGVSTICQPSCGVSRTYQQSCVSSCRRTC; encoded by the coding sequence ATGTCCTTCAACTGCTCTACAAGAAATTGCTCTTCCAGGCCAATCGGAGGACTCTGTGCTAACCCGGTGGCCCCAGTCGCCGCTGCTTCAGCCCGTGATGTTGACTGCCTGAGTGGCATCTATTTGCCCAGTTCTTTCCAAACTGGCTCTTGGCTCCTGGACCACTGTCAGGAGTCCAACTGTGAGCCCACAGTTTGCCAGCCGACGTGTTACCAGAGAACTTCTTGCATCTCCAGTCCTGTCCAGGTAACTTGCTCTAGACAAACGACCTGTGTCTCCAATTCCTGCTCAACTCCCTGCAGCCGGCCACTCACCTTTGTGTCCAGTGGCTGTCAGCCTCTGGGAGGCATTTCCAGCGTCTGCCAACCAGTGGGCGGCATCTCTTCTTCCTGCCAACCAGTGGGAGGAGTCTCCACTATCTGCCAACCATCCTGTGGGGTCTCTAGGACGTACCAGCAGTCCTGTGTGTCCAGCTGCCGAAGAACTTGCTGA